A window of Synechococcus sp. MEDNS5 contains these coding sequences:
- a CDS encoding VOC family protein yields MPVVERLGHVAIRVEDMDRAVAFYSQLGMEMVWEADDWCYMEAAKSRDGLALLGPNYKAAGPHFAFHFRDRAEVDVIHDQLKASGVAVGAVHDHRDGTASFYLRDPEGNWLEMLYEPPGGIPSNQPGVAAAD; encoded by the coding sequence ATGCCAGTGGTGGAGCGCCTAGGCCACGTCGCCATCCGCGTTGAGGATATGGACAGGGCTGTGGCCTTCTATTCCCAACTGGGAATGGAGATGGTCTGGGAAGCAGACGACTGGTGCTACATGGAAGCCGCCAAGTCCCGTGACGGACTCGCGCTTCTCGGACCGAACTACAAAGCCGCAGGACCACACTTCGCGTTTCACTTCCGTGACCGTGCCGAAGTGGATGTGATTCACGATCAATTGAAGGCCTCGGGTGTGGCCGTGGGTGCCGTTCATGATCATCGCGACGGCACTGCCTCCTTTTACCTTCGTGACCCGGAGGGCAACTGGCTTGAAATGCTCTACGAGCCTCCTGGTGGCATTCCCTCCAATCAACCAGGAGTGGCCGCAGCTGATTGA
- a CDS encoding endonuclease MutS2, with protein MSALQETLELLEWPRLCEHLASFASTVQGRRHCKIDSLPASLSDSLALQEQTLEMGSLDGVLDGGLSFQGVRDLAPTLLRCSKGGVASGEELLEVADTLAAARRLRRQIDEPELRPVCTTLLRDVATFPDLEQRLKFAIEEGGRVADRASPGLDGLRRQWQELRVRRRDKLQDVIRRWAAHLQDTVIAERHGRPVLAVKAGAGGQCPGMVHDSSASGSTVFVEPKAVIDLGNRLAVVDGRIREEEQRVLAELSAAVAEQVEGLQHLMQVLLKLDLALARGRYGQWLGAVPPRLESAVDAPFELKTLRHPLLVWQERKEQGPTVVPVSVEVSSSLRVVAITGPNTGGKTVTLKSIGLAALMARAGLWVPCSGSPTLPWCAQVLADIGDEQSLQQSLSTFSGHVKRIGRILEAIRSGPSPALVLLDEVGAGTDPSEGTALATALLRTLADRARLTVATTHFGELKALKYSDARFENASVAFDSDTLSPTYHLLWGIPGRSNALAIATRLGLEGSVIDEARALLSPAGDGEVNTVIRGLEEQRMRQQAAAEDAAALLARTELLHEELLQRWEKQKQHSAERQEQGRQRLETSIRDGQKEVRQLIRRLRDDRADGETARQAGQRLRKLEDRHRPEPERRRHQSWRPQVGDRIRLLALGKAAEVLKVSDDGLQLQVRCGVMRSTVELSAVESLDGRKPDPPAAPVVQVQVKARRGSGSAEVRTSRNTVDVRGMRVHEAESAVEELLRGASGPVWVIHGIGTGRLKRGLRDWFASLPYVERVVDAEQGDGGAGCSVVWVR; from the coding sequence ATGTCTGCTCTTCAGGAAACCCTGGAGCTGCTGGAATGGCCGCGGCTCTGTGAACACCTCGCCAGTTTCGCCAGCACCGTGCAGGGGCGCCGTCACTGCAAAATCGATTCCCTGCCAGCCTCGCTCTCAGACAGCCTCGCTCTGCAGGAGCAGACCCTGGAGATGGGGTCTTTGGACGGTGTTCTCGACGGTGGGCTGAGTTTTCAGGGTGTGCGTGATCTCGCTCCAACCTTGTTGCGCTGCAGCAAAGGGGGAGTCGCCTCGGGGGAGGAGCTTTTAGAGGTGGCTGACACCCTGGCCGCAGCCCGTCGTCTGCGTCGCCAGATCGATGAACCGGAGCTGCGTCCCGTTTGCACGACCTTGCTCAGGGATGTGGCGACCTTTCCCGATCTCGAGCAGCGCCTGAAATTCGCCATCGAAGAGGGGGGACGGGTTGCTGATCGCGCCAGCCCTGGTCTCGATGGTCTGCGGCGGCAATGGCAGGAGCTGCGGGTTAGGCGCCGGGACAAGTTGCAGGACGTGATCAGGCGTTGGGCCGCCCATCTCCAAGACACCGTGATTGCCGAGCGCCACGGCCGGCCCGTACTGGCGGTGAAAGCCGGTGCCGGTGGTCAGTGCCCGGGCATGGTGCACGACAGCTCCGCATCCGGCAGCACGGTGTTCGTGGAACCCAAAGCGGTCATCGATTTGGGGAACAGGCTTGCTGTTGTGGATGGCCGGATCCGTGAGGAGGAGCAGCGCGTCCTCGCCGAGCTCAGTGCTGCCGTCGCTGAGCAGGTTGAGGGGCTCCAGCATCTGATGCAGGTGCTGCTCAAGCTGGATCTGGCCCTGGCCCGTGGCCGCTACGGGCAGTGGCTCGGTGCAGTCCCTCCCCGTTTGGAGTCTGCCGTTGATGCACCGTTCGAGCTGAAAACGCTGCGCCATCCGCTGCTCGTCTGGCAGGAGCGCAAAGAGCAGGGGCCAACCGTGGTGCCCGTCAGTGTGGAGGTGTCGTCATCGCTGCGCGTGGTGGCGATCACTGGCCCGAACACCGGCGGTAAAACCGTCACCCTCAAGAGCATCGGTTTGGCCGCCTTAATGGCGCGGGCAGGGCTATGGGTGCCATGCAGTGGCAGCCCAACCCTGCCCTGGTGCGCCCAGGTGCTTGCTGACATCGGCGATGAGCAATCGCTGCAGCAGAGCTTGTCCACCTTCAGCGGTCATGTGAAACGGATCGGTCGGATCCTCGAGGCGATTCGTTCCGGGCCGTCTCCTGCTCTGGTGCTGCTGGATGAGGTCGGTGCCGGTACCGACCCCAGTGAGGGCACGGCTCTGGCGACAGCACTGTTGCGCACCCTGGCCGATCGTGCACGGCTCACCGTGGCGACCACCCATTTCGGCGAGCTCAAGGCTCTCAAGTACAGCGATGCGCGCTTTGAAAATGCCTCGGTCGCCTTTGACAGCGACACGCTGTCGCCCACCTATCACCTGCTCTGGGGGATTCCAGGTCGGAGCAATGCGCTGGCGATCGCCACCCGTCTGGGACTGGAAGGAAGTGTGATCGATGAGGCACGCGCCCTGCTCTCTCCCGCAGGCGATGGTGAGGTGAACACCGTGATTCGTGGCTTGGAGGAACAGCGCATGCGCCAACAGGCTGCGGCGGAAGATGCCGCTGCGCTCCTCGCAAGGACCGAACTGCTGCATGAGGAACTCCTGCAGCGCTGGGAGAAGCAGAAACAGCATTCCGCTGAACGGCAGGAACAGGGACGACAACGCCTGGAGACCTCAATCCGTGACGGGCAGAAAGAAGTGCGTCAGCTGATCCGGCGGCTTCGCGATGACCGTGCTGATGGCGAAACCGCCAGACAAGCTGGGCAGCGACTGCGCAAACTCGAGGATCGTCACCGTCCTGAGCCGGAACGTCGCCGGCATCAAAGCTGGCGACCGCAAGTGGGAGATCGCATCCGCCTGCTGGCTCTGGGCAAAGCCGCTGAGGTCCTGAAGGTGTCCGATGATGGTCTGCAGCTTCAGGTGCGCTGCGGAGTGATGCGCAGCACCGTGGAGCTGTCTGCAGTCGAGAGCCTGGACGGACGCAAGCCCGACCCCCCAGCCGCTCCGGTGGTTCAGGTGCAGGTGAAGGCTCGGCGGGGGAGCGGCAGTGCCGAGGTGCGCACATCAAGGAACACCGTGGATGTGCGCGGAATGCGCGTTCATGAAGCCGAGTCGGCTGTGGAAGAGTTGCTGCGCGGTGCGAGCGGTCCTGTGTGGGTGATTCACGGCATCGGCACCGGACGTCTCAAGCGTGGCCTCAGGGACTGGTTTGCGTCCCTGCCGTATGTGGAACGGGTTGTGGATGCTGAACAGGGAGACGGGGGGGCAGGCTGCAGCGTCGTGTGGGTGCGTTGA
- the hemB gene encoding porphobilinogen synthase has translation MDLTYRPRRLRRTASLRAMVRETSLSAADFIYPLFVHEGAEVEPIGAMPGASRWSLAALTGEVRRAWELGIRCVVLFPKVSEGLKTEDGAECFNENGLIPRAIRQLKQELPEMAIMTDVALDPYSCDGHDGIVSDQGVVLNDETIELLCKQAVAQARAGADLIGPSDMMDGRVGAIREALDDEGFEHVGIISYTAKYSSAYYGPFREALDSAPRAAGSKPIPGNKDTYQMDPANAREAITEAQLDEQEGADIMMVKPGLAYLDIIHRLREESELPIAAYNVSGEYSMVKAAAERGWIDERAVVLETLLSFKRAGADLILTYHACDAAAWLRQG, from the coding sequence ATGGACCTCACTTACCGCCCACGTCGTCTGCGCCGCACCGCTTCACTGCGGGCCATGGTGCGTGAGACCAGTCTTTCAGCTGCCGATTTCATCTATCCGCTGTTCGTGCATGAAGGTGCGGAAGTCGAGCCGATCGGGGCCATGCCAGGAGCCAGTCGCTGGAGCCTGGCAGCGCTCACCGGTGAGGTGCGGCGCGCCTGGGAGCTTGGAATCCGCTGTGTGGTGTTGTTCCCGAAGGTGTCGGAGGGACTCAAAACCGAAGATGGCGCCGAATGCTTCAACGAGAACGGGTTGATTCCACGGGCCATCCGACAGCTCAAACAGGAGCTCCCCGAGATGGCGATCATGACGGACGTGGCCCTCGATCCTTACTCCTGCGATGGCCATGACGGCATCGTTAGCGACCAGGGGGTGGTTCTGAATGATGAAACGATTGAGTTGCTTTGCAAGCAGGCCGTTGCCCAGGCCAGAGCCGGTGCTGATCTGATCGGACCCAGCGACATGATGGACGGCCGGGTCGGGGCGATCCGTGAAGCCCTCGATGACGAAGGCTTCGAGCATGTGGGGATCATCAGTTACACAGCCAAATATTCCTCGGCGTATTACGGACCCTTCCGCGAAGCGCTCGATTCCGCGCCCCGGGCCGCCGGGAGCAAGCCGATTCCCGGCAACAAGGATACATACCAAATGGATCCTGCCAATGCTCGGGAGGCCATCACCGAGGCCCAGCTCGATGAACAGGAAGGGGCTGACATCATGATGGTGAAACCCGGTCTGGCCTATCTCGACATCATTCACCGCCTGCGGGAAGAGTCGGAGTTGCCCATCGCGGCTTACAACGTGAGCGGCGAGTACTCGATGGTGAAAGCAGCCGCTGAGCGTGGCTGGATCGATGAGCGGGCTGTGGTGCTGGAGACCCTGCTCAGCTTCAAGCGTGCTGGTGCGGATCTGATTCTCACGTATCACGCCTGTGATGCCGCTGCGTGGTTGCGGCAGGGATAA
- a CDS encoding DUF3303 domain-containing protein, with protein sequence MQLYNVTWQFPEIEGQKAGYAKLIEYMASGAEADNFEGFELISRTHTPQTGSGIVICKASGTKAIFKHFAPWRAMFGVEFDIQPAFSDEEVCECHKELFESMGN encoded by the coding sequence ATGCAGCTCTACAACGTAACATGGCAGTTCCCTGAAATCGAGGGGCAAAAGGCCGGTTATGCCAAATTAATCGAGTACATGGCGAGTGGCGCTGAAGCGGACAATTTTGAAGGCTTTGAGTTGATCAGCCGCACGCATACCCCTCAAACGGGTAGCGGTATTGTGATTTGCAAGGCATCAGGCACTAAGGCAATTTTCAAGCATTTTGCCCCATGGAGAGCGATGTTTGGCGTGGAGTTTGACATTCAGCCAGCCTTCTCCGATGAGGAGGTTTGTGAGTGCCACAAGGAGCTTTTTGAGTCGATGGGCAACTGA
- a CDS encoding DUF3764 family protein, which produces METTVWTFSLSVPFAEWAAIYDSDDVVKMHAAVGLKSLFRGVSKDDPSKVCAVQQGPVGVAHKIFEDNKEMIRGAGHVIESTVINSYLDA; this is translated from the coding sequence ATGGAAACCACGGTTTGGACCTTCAGCCTCAGTGTCCCTTTCGCTGAATGGGCTGCGATCTACGACAGCGATGACGTTGTCAAGATGCACGCTGCCGTGGGCTTGAAATCTCTTTTTCGCGGGGTTAGCAAAGATGATCCCAGCAAAGTGTGCGCGGTTCAACAGGGTCCTGTGGGAGTAGCGCACAAGATCTTTGAGGACAACAAGGAGATGATCCGCGGCGCTGGCCACGTGATTGAAAGCACCGTGATCAATTCTTATCTTGATGCCTGA
- a CDS encoding DUF4114 domain-containing protein: MSFDFDFSLYWKKDGKTITKTGSKRTYRSQNIEPTEGNWIFNGNGDSIYLLEHFRQAFPKDTDLSKYTLGIEFNQTEGLPEKESWLAVGDHAMKGKFVSGTNRKKIEFNLSGLKDGLIGGNSAAKATQGVRQFTFIPYTEKSSKEGNIQYFGKRVVSITTGPNSYDDIVPSLKTGVKNTSQIKTLKDLKDKKNSNVLPGFTVTIGGIADLLLNKGYKKAGGLPDDVSQYHLIVDDLVDTSKKLLAQSILVTYNGNNPKYKKKFGSPVRILLENDIPWFVTGSKNSIIDSRTKFDQYKKYKPNVEKKFYNTALELQSSFKGKTPTSNTPRNRAISVAGITFKDNAKVNRSAIQLNGYNDSDGSYDWWVETKANQQEQTYWRRIKKAIDNYVSGNSTTQFFNQGGKASSPIYMYDNQISTWSDGSDGPETLAPYSLFERNFQMVTDDNIKVLTGNSRWKDMTLIQGNTGSAVSMGSYGFTNGNVSGNKLTNISIPRIAQYNPFDYINGVISNKSIYGKPLQGSKNYGIDGNSIGRKSDKSAGTGIYVDSWNKDGTSNGNINAIRDIGILSALNRNNKFDALSNFSEGLLTSNKSYALGNNHFSYSITDDIFYDNKERQLMYAFGTNDSSNHVFYSGQKWNTMTKWDTGLGSMPDNALKLNKSLKIHATRIDQNAGLVTIGLEKDSISNTLLSSAKSQSKHIAALTAENINSDQQSENWLSTEGLQVGPLSSAHLDDGTYKPYAIHEDQKLAIETLHDNGNSVDVHFEKNIQVRFFTSSTGSWLNDTPQSEKIYLNIKRLGRLITSLGFYECDPVTGEILIAEDSIKPGEDGYMQQAMDLSKSSNLFFTGKDMPGYKSEVTISDITDFKPNAGYGLFLSVDGQKNILHSSFSSANPGNAIQMISTASQAGAISYAFEDILVSNSESDRDYNDLIVTIGAESTIPDVKHDTNPTGFIIDYDETNQNYIDLYQNTVHKNIRATA; this comes from the coding sequence ATGTCCTTCGATTTTGATTTTTCACTTTATTGGAAAAAGGATGGAAAAACAATAACTAAAACTGGGTCTAAACGGACTTACCGTTCCCAAAATATCGAACCTACTGAAGGTAATTGGATTTTTAATGGTAATGGTGATAGCATTTATCTTTTAGAACATTTTCGTCAAGCTTTTCCGAAGGACACAGATCTTAGTAAATACACTCTCGGGATTGAGTTTAATCAAACTGAAGGTTTACCTGAGAAAGAGTCATGGCTTGCAGTAGGCGACCATGCAATGAAAGGAAAATTTGTAAGTGGTACAAACCGGAAAAAAATTGAATTTAATCTAAGTGGTCTAAAAGACGGTTTGATTGGAGGTAATTCAGCGGCGAAAGCGACTCAGGGCGTCAGACAATTTACATTTATTCCTTATACAGAAAAATCTTCCAAGGAGGGAAATATTCAATATTTTGGCAAAAGAGTTGTTAGTATTACGACAGGGCCAAACTCTTATGATGATATTGTCCCAAGCCTCAAAACAGGAGTAAAAAATACTTCTCAAATCAAGACTTTAAAGGATTTAAAAGATAAAAAAAATTCTAACGTTTTGCCTGGTTTTACAGTAACGATTGGTGGTATAGCCGATCTACTGCTAAACAAAGGTTATAAGAAAGCTGGCGGTCTTCCGGACGATGTAAGCCAATATCATTTAATTGTTGATGATCTAGTCGACACGAGCAAGAAACTTCTTGCCCAATCTATTCTGGTAACTTATAATGGAAATAATCCAAAGTATAAAAAAAAGTTTGGTTCACCAGTAAGGATTTTACTCGAAAACGATATTCCTTGGTTTGTTACAGGCTCAAAGAATAGTATTATTGACAGTAGAACTAAATTTGATCAATATAAAAAATATAAACCTAATGTTGAGAAAAAATTTTATAATACTGCTCTTGAGCTGCAAAGCTCTTTCAAAGGTAAAACACCTACTTCCAATACACCACGTAATAGAGCAATCTCAGTTGCTGGTATTACATTCAAAGACAATGCAAAAGTTAATCGCTCAGCAATTCAGCTAAACGGTTATAATGATTCTGATGGCTCGTATGATTGGTGGGTCGAAACTAAAGCCAACCAGCAAGAGCAAACTTATTGGCGGAGAATCAAGAAGGCTATTGATAATTATGTTTCGGGAAATTCTACAACACAATTTTTTAATCAGGGAGGCAAGGCGTCTTCTCCTATCTATATGTATGACAACCAGATATCTACATGGTCTGATGGATCTGATGGTCCCGAAACACTAGCGCCATATAGTCTATTTGAAAGAAATTTTCAGATGGTCACTGATGATAACATCAAAGTTTTGACTGGTAATTCACGATGGAAGGATATGACATTAATCCAAGGTAATACTGGCTCAGCTGTTTCTATGGGATCTTATGGATTTACGAATGGAAATGTAAGTGGTAATAAACTGACAAACATTTCTATTCCTAGAATAGCCCAGTATAATCCTTTTGATTATATTAACGGAGTTATATCTAATAAAAGTATTTATGGAAAACCACTGCAAGGTTCCAAGAATTATGGAATTGATGGAAACTCAATTGGAAGAAAATCAGATAAGAGTGCGGGAACAGGGATCTATGTTGATTCGTGGAACAAAGATGGCACTAGCAATGGAAATATTAATGCAATTAGAGATATTGGAATTTTATCTGCGCTGAATCGGAACAACAAATTCGATGCATTGAGCAATTTTTCAGAAGGTCTGTTGACATCAAATAAAAGCTACGCACTAGGAAACAACCATTTCTCCTATTCAATTACCGACGATATATTCTATGATAATAAGGAGAGACAATTAATGTATGCCTTCGGCACTAATGACTCTTCAAATCATGTCTTCTATTCAGGACAGAAATGGAATACCATGACCAAGTGGGATACAGGTCTTGGTTCAATGCCCGACAACGCATTGAAATTAAATAAAAGCCTTAAAATCCATGCAACTAGAATTGATCAGAATGCCGGCTTGGTAACTATCGGTCTTGAAAAAGATTCGATATCCAATACGTTACTGTCATCAGCAAAAAGTCAATCAAAGCATATTGCGGCCCTTACTGCTGAAAATATTAACTCTGATCAGCAGTCTGAAAACTGGCTGTCAACAGAGGGTTTACAAGTTGGTCCTTTATCTTCTGCTCATTTGGATGACGGAACATATAAGCCATATGCTATTCATGAAGATCAAAAACTTGCAATCGAAACTCTGCATGATAATGGTAACTCCGTAGATGTGCATTTTGAAAAAAATATTCAAGTCAGGTTTTTTACTTCTTCAACAGGCAGTTGGCTTAATGATACGCCTCAATCTGAAAAAATTTATTTGAATATCAAGCGCTTAGGTAGATTAATCACTTCGTTGGGCTTCTATGAGTGCGATCCTGTCACTGGGGAGATATTAATTGCAGAAGACAGCATCAAGCCCGGCGAAGATGGGTATATGCAGCAAGCAATGGACTTGTCAAAATCTTCAAATCTTTTTTTCACAGGCAAAGATATGCCTGGCTATAAATCAGAAGTCACTATTTCTGATATCACCGATTTTAAGCCCAATGCCGGCTACGGTTTATTCTTGAGTGTTGATGGTCAAAAAAATATATTGCATTCATCATTTTCTAGTGCAAATCCAGGCAACGCGATTCAAATGATAAGCACTGCATCCCAAGCTGGTGCTATTAGTTATGCTTTTGAAGATATTTTGGTCAGCAATAGTGAATCCGATCGTGATTACAACGATCTTATTGTAACAATTGGCGCCGAGTCAACCATTCCCGATGTTAAGCATGATACCAATCCCACGGGATTTATAATTGACTATGATGAAACAAATCAAAATTATATTGATCTTTACCAAAATACAGTACATAAAAATATTAGGGCTACTGCTTAG
- a CDS encoding SulP family inorganic anion transporter: MDQRRNSFIHGFSWNHWRGDLSGGLTAAVVALPLALAFGNAALGPGGAIYGLYGAIVTGFLAALLGGTPAQVSGPTGPMSVTVAGVVGSLAAVGVSRELSSGELLPLVMAAVVIGGLFQILMGVLRLGRYITLVPYSVVSGFMTGIGVIILCLQIGPLLGIDSRGGVLQSLQSVLTNFSPQPAALLVSAATLLVVFGCPRRLSQVIPSPLLALVVITPLSLWLFPEELPRIGTIPEGGLTLTVPNWQEHLPVLLRAGLVLAVLGAIDSLLTSLVADNISYTRHRSDRELVGQGIANSVAGLFTGLPGAGATMRTVINIQSGGRTPLSGMTHSIVLLVLLLGAAPLAEGIPTALLAGILIKVGVDIIDWGFLRRAHRLSFKTALVMWGVLLMTVFWDLIGAVLVGMFVANLLTIESLTAHQLGTMNQHQEPLNAEERTLLQRCGDELMLFRLQGPLSFGAAKGISERMMLVRQYRILLLDITDVPHLGVTASLAIERMVQEAAQHDRQVLVAGAAGKVKRRLELFGIPSLVGTRLDALREADQRLNG, encoded by the coding sequence ATGGACCAACGCAGGAACTCTTTCATCCACGGCTTCAGCTGGAACCATTGGCGTGGCGATCTTTCGGGTGGTCTGACCGCGGCAGTTGTGGCACTGCCCCTGGCATTGGCCTTCGGCAATGCCGCCCTTGGTCCGGGAGGGGCGATCTATGGGCTGTACGGAGCGATCGTGACGGGGTTCCTCGCGGCTCTGCTGGGGGGAACGCCTGCACAGGTGAGTGGGCCGACGGGCCCGATGAGCGTCACCGTGGCCGGTGTTGTGGGCAGCCTTGCGGCTGTCGGCGTCAGCCGTGAACTCAGCAGCGGGGAGCTGCTGCCGCTGGTGATGGCCGCCGTGGTGATCGGAGGACTGTTTCAGATCCTGATGGGAGTGCTGAGGCTCGGTCGCTACATCACGCTTGTGCCTTACTCGGTGGTCTCCGGCTTCATGACCGGAATCGGGGTGATCATCCTCTGCCTGCAAATCGGCCCACTGCTGGGGATTGACAGCCGCGGCGGCGTGCTCCAGTCGCTCCAGTCGGTCCTTACAAATTTCAGCCCCCAGCCGGCGGCGCTATTGGTAAGTGCCGCCACCCTTCTTGTGGTGTTCGGCTGTCCAAGGCGGCTCAGCCAGGTGATTCCATCACCTCTGCTGGCGCTTGTTGTGATCACGCCGCTGTCGCTTTGGCTGTTCCCTGAAGAGCTCCCGCGCATCGGCACCATCCCGGAAGGCGGACTCACACTCACTGTGCCGAATTGGCAGGAGCACTTGCCTGTGCTGCTGCGAGCCGGGTTGGTGTTGGCCGTTCTCGGAGCAATCGATTCACTGCTCACCTCTCTGGTCGCCGACAACATCAGTTACACGCGGCATCGATCCGATCGCGAACTGGTCGGCCAGGGCATCGCCAACAGCGTGGCAGGTCTCTTCACCGGTCTGCCTGGTGCGGGGGCCACGATGCGCACAGTGATCAACATCCAGTCCGGAGGGCGCACCCCCCTCTCGGGGATGACCCACTCGATCGTGCTGCTGGTGCTGCTTCTGGGCGCCGCACCTCTGGCCGAAGGGATCCCCACGGCGCTGCTGGCGGGGATCCTGATCAAGGTAGGCGTCGACATCATCGACTGGGGGTTCCTGCGCCGTGCCCACCGTCTTTCCTTCAAGACGGCTTTGGTGATGTGGGGTGTTCTGCTGATGACGGTGTTCTGGGACCTGATCGGTGCGGTGCTGGTGGGCATGTTCGTGGCCAACCTGCTCACGATCGAGTCCCTCACTGCCCACCAGCTCGGAACCATGAACCAGCACCAGGAACCTTTGAACGCTGAGGAGCGAACCCTGCTGCAACGCTGCGGCGATGAACTGATGCTGTTCAGGCTGCAAGGGCCTCTCAGTTTCGGTGCAGCCAAAGGCATCAGTGAGCGAATGATGTTGGTGCGGCAATACCGGATCCTTCTGCTGGACATCACTGATGTCCCCCATCTCGGTGTCACGGCCAGCCTGGCGATCGAGCGCATGGTGCAGGAGGCGGCGCAACACGATCGACAGGTGCTCGTGGCCGGTGCAGCCGGCAAGGTGAAACGCCGCCTTGAGCTGTTCGGCATTCCATCGCTTGTCGGCACACGCCTGGACGCTCTGCGTGAAGCCGATCAACGCCTCAACGGTTGA
- a CDS encoding DnaJ C-terminal domain-containing protein, whose protein sequence is MAGSGYRDYFKVLGVDRGADADAIKRAFRKLARQYHPDVNPGNKDAEAKFKEVSEAYEVLSDPEKRKRYEQFGQYWNQAGGGSGGVDVDFGRYGNFDDFINDLLGRFGGAGAGGFGGAPGGFAGGGFPGGFAGGGFPRGASRPPVNLDAEATVKVSFAEAFRGGERTLSVNEERVQVRIPAGVKNGSRLRLKGKGNLQPGTGRRGDLYLNLEVQPHPVWRFDGDQLRADCPVALDELALGGTVTVMTPDGEAEVSIPAGTSPGRSLRLKGKGWPLKTGRGDLLLTLTLQWPPQWSETQRSLLERLREERGDDPRRDWLQTARL, encoded by the coding sequence ATGGCTGGTAGTGGGTACCGCGATTACTTCAAGGTGCTCGGTGTTGATCGTGGGGCCGATGCTGACGCGATCAAGAGGGCGTTTCGCAAACTGGCGCGCCAGTACCACCCGGATGTGAATCCTGGGAACAAAGACGCAGAGGCCAAGTTCAAGGAAGTCAGTGAGGCTTACGAGGTTCTCTCGGACCCTGAGAAGCGCAAGCGCTACGAACAGTTCGGGCAGTACTGGAACCAGGCCGGCGGCGGTAGCGGCGGCGTGGATGTGGATTTCGGGCGGTACGGCAACTTCGACGATTTCATCAATGACCTTCTCGGGCGTTTCGGAGGTGCGGGAGCTGGTGGTTTCGGTGGAGCGCCAGGTGGTTTCGCGGGTGGTGGCTTTCCCGGTGGCTTTGCCGGCGGCGGCTTTCCCCGAGGGGCGTCGCGCCCTCCGGTGAATCTCGATGCAGAGGCCACGGTGAAAGTGAGTTTTGCTGAGGCGTTCCGCGGGGGTGAACGCACGCTTTCGGTGAATGAAGAACGGGTGCAGGTGCGCATCCCCGCTGGTGTGAAGAATGGCTCCCGCCTGCGCCTTAAAGGGAAGGGCAACCTTCAGCCCGGAACCGGGCGTCGCGGCGACCTTTATCTGAATCTGGAGGTTCAGCCCCACCCGGTTTGGCGCTTCGACGGTGACCAGCTGCGGGCTGATTGTCCTGTGGCCCTTGATGAATTAGCTCTCGGCGGCACCGTCACCGTGATGACACCAGACGGTGAAGCCGAAGTGTCGATCCCCGCGGGCACCAGCCCAGGTCGGAGCCTTCGCCTCAAAGGCAAGGGCTGGCCGCTGAAAACCGGTCGCGGAGACCTCCTGCTCACGCTCACCCTGCAGTGGCCGCCTCAATGGTCTGAGACGCAGCGTTCCCTGCTGGAGCGGTTGCGTGAGGAACGCGGCGATGACCCCCGCCGCGACTGGCTTCAAACCGCTCGGCTCTGA
- the arsH gene encoding arsenical resistance protein ArsH — translation MAFYPPAPSFEEFQPVQAISHRPRILALYGSLRANSCSRCLTLEAQRILEAMGAEVKVFDPHDLPPFDSELSDHPKVKELRKLVAWSEGQFWCSPELHGNLSGVFKNQIDWIPLESGASRPTQGKTLALAQVSGGSQSFNTVNSLRILGRWMRMICIPNQSSVPRSTAEFNEDCTMKDSSYRERLIDVCEELIRFTVLIRPNQRQLVDRFSERRETAQMLEQRMGIAAITEKS, via the coding sequence ATGGCTTTTTACCCTCCTGCCCCCTCCTTCGAGGAGTTCCAGCCCGTCCAGGCGATCAGTCACCGACCAAGAATCCTTGCCCTGTATGGCTCGTTGCGTGCCAACTCCTGCTCGCGCTGTCTCACCCTGGAGGCCCAGCGCATCCTCGAGGCGATGGGGGCTGAGGTCAAAGTGTTTGATCCCCATGATCTTCCCCCTTTTGATTCCGAGTTGTCGGATCATCCGAAGGTGAAGGAGCTCCGGAAGTTGGTGGCCTGGTCGGAGGGTCAGTTCTGGTGTTCACCAGAACTGCACGGAAATCTCAGTGGTGTTTTTAAAAACCAGATCGACTGGATCCCGCTTGAAAGTGGCGCCTCAAGGCCGACGCAAGGGAAAACCCTTGCCCTTGCGCAGGTGTCGGGCGGGTCTCAGTCGTTTAATACCGTGAATAGCCTTCGAATTTTGGGTCGCTGGATGCGCATGATCTGCATCCCGAACCAGAGCAGTGTTCCTCGTTCCACTGCTGAATTCAACGAAGACTGCACAATGAAAGACTCCTCTTATCGCGAGCGTCTGATTGATGTGTGCGAGGAATTGATTCGCTTCACTGTTCTGATCCGTCCCAATCAGCGTCAGTTGGTGGATCGCTTCAGTGAGCGGCGGGAGACTGCGCAGATGCTCGAGCAGCGCATGGGGATCGCTGCCATCACCGAAAAAAGCTGA